In Lacibacter sp. H375, one DNA window encodes the following:
- a CDS encoding helix-turn-helix domain-containing protein codes for MNKDPRKDYLLRFGENLKSLRTSRELSLRALAALCSIDHSDIAKMEKGEINITALTILELATALEVKPKKLLDFDS; via the coding sequence ATGAATAAAGACCCCAGAAAAGATTATCTATTAAGGTTTGGAGAAAATTTAAAAAGTCTTCGAACATCAAGAGAACTTTCCTTGAGAGCTCTGGCTGCCCTATGCAGTATTGATCATAGCGATATTGCAAAAATGGAAAAAGGTGAAATCAATATTACTGCCCTCACAATATTAGAACTTGCAACAGCATTGGAAGTAAAGCCAAAGAAATTGTTGGATTTTGATTCGTGA